The segment CGTCGCGGCCGAACACCTTGTTCAGAATTGTTTTAACAAGCAGCTCGCCGGAAGCGAAAGAGAAATCTTTCTCCACAATCAGCGCTTCGTACTGGAAGAACGCCCTTTCGTGGCGTGCGTCCGTAGTTTCGTTGCGGTACACGCGTCCGGGATAGACAAAACGCGCAGGCGCGCCGTGCTCCTGAAGATAACGGACGCTGCCGCCTGTAAGATGCGGCCTCATACAGAGGCGTTCCGCGCCTTTTCCGCAGTCATGCCCCTCCAGCCAGTAGGTATCCATACTCTCCCTTGCGGGGTGCTCCGGCGGGAAATTAAGATTGTCAAAGGCGTAAAGCTCGCTTGTGATTTCAGGCTCCGAATAAATCTCAAAACCGAGCGAGCGGAAAGCGTCGTTCAAGTCATAGCACATCTGCGTAATCGGATGCAGTGCTCCGGTCTGCGGCATAATTCCCGGCAGGGTAAGATCCACCTCGCCGTCAACCGCGGAAACTTCCTCAAGCAGTTGAGCCCCCCTGTTGTCTATGGCGTCCGAAAGTATCTGCTTAACCTCGTTTGACGCCTGTCCGAGCGTTTTGCGCAGCTCCGGCGTAACCTTGCCGAGATTTTTCATAATCTCGGTAAGCTCACCCTTGCGCCCCAAAAGACGCGAATGAACAAGCTGCAGTTCGTCCGACAGTTTTGTACCCTTAATTTTTTCAAGACCTTCCTGCTTAATGCGCTCCAGTCTTGTAATCAGTTCTTCAGCAAGCGCTCTTGCTTCGCTGTTCTCGTCCATGGTTTATCCTCCCAAACCTGCCTGAGCAGATAATATACACAATGACTGCATTGTCTATTTTACAGCATATCTTCAGTTTTGAGAAATAATTTGAACAATTTTTACAAAATTTCCCAAAACTTTTGAAAACTTTTTGGAAATTTTTTATTTCTTTTTCATTTCTGCCCCTGTTACAAATTTCTTATTCCATGAACATTACAGTACAGAGAGTGACGGGGAACAGAATTGTTTTTTTTAATTCTGTTCCGGCTCGGTGGTTTTGAAACGTTGGGAGGGCTTAGCAGAGTCTGCAGTTCCTTTCGTTTCCTGCTAAAGCTTCCGGGTTTTGCCACTTTTACGCATTACGTAATGCGGTTTCCGGTTCTGATAAGCCCGCTGCTTCATAGGCTATGTCAAGGAAAACTTCGGTAACTGCTGCCGGCGGCAGCGGGTTTCCGGCGCA is part of the Candidatus Equadaptatus faecalis genome and harbors:
- the pheS gene encoding phenylalanine--tRNA ligase subunit alpha — translated: MDENSEARALAEELITRLERIKQEGLEKIKGTKLSDELQLVHSRLLGRKGELTEIMKNLGKVTPELRKTLGQASNEVKQILSDAIDNRGAQLLEEVSAVDGEVDLTLPGIMPQTGALHPITQMCYDLNDAFRSLGFEIYSEPEITSELYAFDNLNFPPEHPARESMDTYWLEGHDCGKGAERLCMRPHLTGGSVRYLQEHGAPARFVYPGRVYRNETTDARHERAFFQYEALIVEKDFSFASGELLVKTILNKVFGRDVEVRMRAGFFPFVEPGFEIDMRCLVCGGKGCKVCKNVGWIEVMPGGTPHPNVLKAAGLDPAVWSGFYINIGLDRLVMMRYGVDDVRLFHSADLRFLNQFK